From Pseudarthrobacter equi, a single genomic window includes:
- a CDS encoding dipeptidase → MTSSPMATPYDPHGPSSPGPGTTGQTDQLRAAVDRSFDQTLRRLKDLVAIPGIAWPSFDRAPLERSAEAVAELLRDAGLDEVQTLTCPKPDGTPGGPAVVARRPAAPGKPTILLYAHHDVQPPGDEALWETQPFTAVEKDGRLYGRGAADDKAGIMAHIAAYAAVSEVVGELGLGVTFFFEGEEEAGSPTFRPFLEANRELLRADVIVVADSSNWKVGVPALTTSLRGLVDGTIEVQVLDHAVHSGMYGGPVLDAPTLLSRLIATLHDDDGNVAIEGLVATDNAAVDLPEADYRADASVLDGVRLAGTGSIASRLWTKPALSIIGFDAPAVDVASNTLLPRARAKFSLRLAPGQDPAAAMEAVGRHVEANAPFGAKVIFTPGESGNPFQTDTASPAARLAMWALGEAWGVPAVETGIGGSIPFIADLLELYPEVQILVTGVEDPDSRAHSANESLHLGDFRHAILAEALMLARLNSGGLDVQPG, encoded by the coding sequence ATGACTTCCTCGCCAATGGCAACCCCGTACGATCCGCATGGCCCCTCATCCCCGGGCCCTGGGACAACCGGCCAGACGGACCAACTCCGGGCCGCCGTCGACCGTTCCTTCGACCAAACCCTGCGCCGCCTCAAAGACCTTGTGGCGATTCCCGGGATCGCCTGGCCCAGCTTTGACCGGGCACCGCTGGAACGCAGTGCCGAAGCGGTGGCGGAACTGCTTCGTGACGCCGGCCTGGACGAAGTGCAGACCCTCACCTGCCCCAAGCCGGACGGCACGCCCGGCGGACCCGCCGTCGTCGCCCGCCGTCCCGCGGCGCCCGGCAAGCCCACCATCCTGCTGTACGCACACCATGACGTCCAGCCTCCCGGCGACGAAGCCCTGTGGGAAACACAACCGTTCACCGCAGTGGAAAAGGATGGCCGGCTCTACGGCAGGGGCGCCGCTGACGACAAAGCCGGCATCATGGCCCACATTGCCGCCTACGCCGCCGTCTCGGAAGTTGTAGGCGAGCTGGGACTCGGCGTGACGTTCTTCTTCGAAGGCGAAGAGGAAGCCGGATCGCCCACCTTCCGGCCCTTCCTGGAGGCCAACCGCGAGTTGTTGCGGGCCGACGTGATCGTCGTCGCGGACTCCAGCAACTGGAAAGTGGGCGTTCCTGCCCTGACCACCAGCCTGCGTGGCCTCGTTGACGGCACCATTGAAGTGCAGGTCCTCGACCACGCTGTGCATTCCGGTATGTACGGCGGCCCGGTGCTGGATGCCCCCACGCTCCTGTCGCGGCTGATCGCCACACTCCATGACGACGACGGCAACGTCGCGATCGAAGGGCTAGTGGCCACGGACAACGCTGCCGTGGACCTCCCGGAAGCCGACTACCGTGCCGATGCTTCAGTGCTCGACGGCGTTCGTCTCGCCGGAACGGGCAGCATTGCCTCGCGCCTGTGGACCAAGCCTGCACTGTCCATCATCGGCTTTGACGCCCCAGCCGTGGACGTCGCCTCAAACACGCTGCTGCCGCGTGCCCGTGCCAAGTTCAGCCTCCGCCTCGCGCCGGGCCAGGATCCCGCCGCGGCCATGGAGGCTGTGGGCCGCCATGTTGAAGCCAACGCGCCGTTCGGTGCGAAGGTCATCTTCACACCGGGGGAGAGCGGCAATCCCTTCCAGACGGACACGGCGTCACCGGCGGCCCGCCTGGCAATGTGGGCCCTGGGGGAGGCCTGGGGCGTCCCGGCCGTCGAAACGGGCATAGGCGGTTCCATCCCCTTTATTGCAGACCTGCTGGAGCTGTACCCGGAGGTGCAGATCCTCGTCACGGGCGTTGAGGACCCGGACTCGAGGGCGCACAGTGCCAACGAATCACTGCACCTGGGCGACTTCCGGCATGCAATCCTGGCCGAGGCGCTCATGCTTGCCCGCCTCAACAGCGGGGGCCTGGACGTGCAGCCCGGCTGA
- a CDS encoding DUF3043 domain-containing protein: MFGRKKEAPSAQETVDQQAAEAAARQEGVIGKGAPTPTRRAQEAARKRPLVPEDRKASKAAERQVIQDQRQKMRQALDTGDEKFLPLRDKGPQKRFARDFVDARFSLGEFLMFGALVFVLVSLVVPASSDYMIYVLGGFWVMFLAVFVDVFLLSRKLRKRLAEKFGEVERGTVWYGSMRSLQFRKLRLPKPQVSRGQFPS, encoded by the coding sequence GTGTTCGGACGTAAAAAAGAAGCGCCCTCGGCGCAGGAGACAGTAGACCAGCAGGCGGCGGAAGCGGCGGCGCGCCAGGAGGGTGTCATCGGCAAGGGTGCCCCCACTCCAACACGGAGGGCCCAGGAAGCCGCCCGCAAGCGTCCGCTGGTGCCGGAGGACCGCAAGGCTTCCAAGGCTGCCGAGCGCCAGGTCATCCAGGACCAGCGGCAGAAGATGCGCCAGGCCCTTGATACCGGAGACGAAAAGTTCCTGCCCTTGCGGGACAAGGGACCGCAGAAGCGGTTTGCCCGCGACTTCGTCGATGCCCGGTTCAGCCTGGGCGAGTTCCTGATGTTCGGCGCACTTGTTTTCGTTCTGGTCTCCCTGGTGGTGCCGGCATCCAGCGATTACATGATTTACGTCCTGGGTGGTTTCTGGGTCATGTTCCTCGCGGTGTTCGTGGACGTGTTCCTGCTGTCCCGCAAACTGCGCAAGCGGCTGGCGGAGAAGTTTGGCGAGGTTGAGCGCGGCACTGTCTGGTACGGCTCCATGCGCTCCCTCCAGTTCCGCAAGCTGCGGCTGCCCAAGCCCCAGGTCAGCCGCGGCCAGTTCCCCTCCTGA
- a CDS encoding quinone-dependent dihydroorotate dehydrogenase, whose translation MRVYPTFFKLAFSWMDAERAHTLGFKGIRLAHSSGAGKVLRRLTAPAPSLQTTAFGITFPSPFGLAAGFDKEGHGIEALTELGFGHVEVGTITGQAQPGNEQPRLFRLIQDRAVINRMGFNNDGAAAVAPRLKSARAALQRMYPAVRPVIGVNIGKTKVVELADAVEDYRISARTLAPAADYLVVNVSSPNTPGLRLLQDVETLRPLLTAVGEEADRAAGRHVPLLVKIAPDLSDADIDDVARLALDLKLDGIIATNTTIARTGLASPAETVEKCGAGGLSGAPLKQRSLEVLRRLKQATGDALTLVAVGGVETAQDVQDRLDAGATLVQGYTAFLYEGPFWAARINRQLARKRRS comes from the coding sequence ATGCGCGTTTACCCCACATTCTTCAAGCTGGCTTTTTCCTGGATGGACGCCGAGCGCGCCCATACCCTCGGATTCAAGGGAATCCGGCTGGCGCACTCGTCCGGGGCGGGGAAGGTCCTCCGCAGGCTGACTGCCCCGGCGCCATCCCTTCAGACCACTGCCTTCGGCATCACCTTCCCCTCACCGTTCGGACTTGCAGCGGGTTTTGACAAGGAAGGGCATGGCATCGAAGCCCTCACCGAGCTTGGCTTCGGCCACGTTGAAGTGGGCACCATTACCGGCCAAGCGCAGCCGGGCAACGAGCAGCCGCGGCTGTTCCGCCTGATCCAGGACCGTGCGGTCATCAACAGGATGGGTTTTAACAACGACGGCGCCGCCGCCGTCGCTCCCCGCCTTAAGTCCGCCCGGGCTGCCCTGCAGCGGATGTACCCCGCGGTGCGGCCGGTCATCGGGGTCAACATCGGCAAAACCAAAGTTGTTGAACTTGCTGACGCGGTGGAGGACTACCGCATCAGCGCACGCACCCTTGCGCCTGCCGCCGACTACCTCGTGGTCAACGTCAGTTCCCCCAACACGCCGGGACTGCGGCTGCTGCAGGACGTCGAAACGCTACGCCCCCTTCTTACCGCCGTTGGGGAGGAAGCCGACCGTGCAGCGGGCAGGCATGTGCCGCTGCTGGTGAAGATTGCTCCGGACCTCAGCGACGCAGACATCGACGACGTTGCACGGCTCGCCCTGGACCTGAAGCTGGACGGCATCATCGCCACCAACACCACCATCGCCAGGACGGGGCTGGCGTCCCCGGCTGAAACAGTGGAAAAGTGCGGGGCTGGCGGGCTGTCCGGTGCACCGCTGAAGCAGCGTTCCCTGGAGGTGCTCCGCCGCCTCAAGCAGGCAACCGGCGATGCCTTGACCCTGGTCGCCGTCGGGGGCGTGGAAACAGCCCAGGACGTGCAGGACCGGCTCGACGCAGGGGCAACCCTGGTCCAGGGTTACACGGCCTTCCTGTACGAAGGCCCCTTCTGGGCGGCACGCATTAACCGGCAGCTCGCCCGCAAGCGGCGGTCCTGA
- a CDS encoding alpha/beta hydrolase, which yields MAWEEDILGAEFQSLAFEAKGPDGVQRTATLVRFRLEPDSGAPRRRQRPAVLFLHGWSDYFFNVDLARFWNSAGYDFYALDMHNHGRSLHPGSPGGFVSRLADYDAEIAAALVIIGGGDPPGPITLMGHSTGGLVAALWAADNPGSVSRLVLNSPWLEMHGSSLVRRAASGLMAPMARLRPTAVLRLPERGYYWRTISSAAEGEWTIDDRYRPPMAFPVRAGWLSAVLAGHARVARGLNIQVPILVLLSAGSATGLLWSEAMRRTDAVLDVDIIGARALALGRSVTVERIEGALHDVFLSPAGVRADAYARLARWLRAYGAGEPPGRAAASTAPP from the coding sequence ATGGCATGGGAAGAGGACATCCTGGGCGCCGAATTCCAGTCCCTGGCGTTCGAGGCCAAGGGACCCGACGGCGTGCAACGGACCGCCACGCTGGTGCGCTTCCGGCTGGAGCCTGACAGCGGTGCCCCGCGGCGCCGACAGCGGCCGGCAGTCCTTTTCCTGCATGGCTGGAGTGACTACTTTTTCAACGTGGACCTGGCCAGGTTCTGGAACTCGGCAGGCTATGACTTCTACGCCCTGGACATGCATAACCACGGCAGGAGCCTGCACCCTGGTTCACCCGGAGGGTTTGTGTCGCGTCTGGCTGACTACGATGCCGAGATTGCGGCGGCCCTGGTCATTATCGGAGGCGGGGACCCGCCCGGGCCCATCACCCTGATGGGGCATTCGACCGGCGGCCTGGTCGCAGCGCTGTGGGCCGCGGATAACCCCGGTTCCGTGTCGCGGCTGGTGCTCAACAGCCCCTGGCTGGAAATGCACGGCAGCTCATTGGTCCGGCGCGCTGCCTCAGGTCTTATGGCGCCGATGGCGAGGCTGCGGCCCACGGCTGTCCTCCGGCTGCCCGAACGGGGTTACTACTGGCGGACCATCAGCAGCGCGGCCGAGGGAGAGTGGACCATCGACGACCGGTACCGGCCGCCGATGGCCTTCCCGGTACGGGCCGGCTGGTTGAGCGCAGTGCTGGCCGGCCATGCGCGCGTTGCCCGGGGGCTGAACATCCAGGTGCCCATCCTGGTGCTGTTGTCCGCCGGGAGTGCAACCGGATTGCTGTGGTCCGAAGCCATGCGCCGCACTGACGCGGTGCTGGATGTGGATATCATCGGCGCCAGGGCCCTGGCATTGGGCCGGAGCGTCACGGTGGAGCGGATTGAGGGTGCCCTGCACGATGTCTTCCTCTCCCCCGCCGGGGTGCGCGCCGACGCCTACGCACGCCTGGCGCGCTGGCTGCGTGCCTACGGGGCCGGCGAGCCGCCGGGCCGGGCCGCTGCATCCACTGCGCCGCCGTAG
- a CDS encoding isoprenyl transferase, with translation MALGKKTTPARRRTEPVVAPYPHPSGAVPPSIPAEFIPRHVAIVMDGNGRWANQRGLPRIEGHKAGEPALLDVMAGAIQLGIEYVSVYAFSTENWRRSPEEVRFLMGFNKDVLRRQRNQLDEWGVRVRWSGRRPKLWGSVIRELEEAEAFTAGNSTCTLTMCVNYGGRAEITDAVSAIAAEVAAGRLKPGAITERTIQKYLDEPDLPDVDLFLRSSGEQRLSNFLLWQSAYAEFVFMDTLWPDVDRRTLWAAVEEYAQRDRRYGGAVDAAARPGGSPAP, from the coding sequence GTGGCCTTGGGAAAAAAGACGACCCCCGCCCGCCGACGCACCGAACCGGTGGTCGCGCCCTACCCGCACCCCTCAGGGGCAGTTCCGCCGTCCATCCCGGCTGAATTCATTCCCCGCCACGTGGCCATCGTCATGGACGGCAACGGCCGCTGGGCAAACCAGCGGGGACTTCCCCGGATCGAAGGGCATAAGGCGGGCGAACCCGCACTGCTCGATGTCATGGCCGGCGCCATCCAGCTTGGCATCGAGTATGTGAGTGTCTACGCATTCTCCACGGAGAACTGGCGCAGGTCCCCCGAAGAGGTCCGCTTCCTCATGGGTTTTAACAAGGACGTGCTGCGTCGCCAGCGCAACCAGCTGGACGAATGGGGCGTCCGGGTCCGCTGGTCGGGCCGGCGGCCAAAGCTCTGGGGCTCGGTAATCCGGGAGTTGGAGGAGGCAGAGGCCTTCACAGCCGGCAACAGCACCTGCACGTTGACCATGTGTGTTAATTACGGCGGACGGGCGGAGATCACCGATGCTGTGTCTGCCATCGCTGCAGAGGTCGCTGCAGGACGGCTGAAGCCCGGTGCCATTACGGAGCGCACCATCCAGAAGTACCTCGATGAACCGGACCTTCCCGATGTGGATCTTTTCCTTCGCAGCTCGGGGGAACAGCGGTTGTCGAACTTCCTGCTCTGGCAATCGGCGTATGCCGAGTTCGTGTTCATGGACACGTTGTGGCCGGACGTGGACCGGCGGACGCTGTGGGCAGCGGTAGAGGAATACGCGCAGCGTGACCGGCGCTACGGCGGCGCAGTGGATGCAGCGGCCCGGCCCGGCGGCTCGCCGGCCCCGTAG
- the recO gene encoding DNA repair protein RecO, with translation MAQQSFASRAYRDDAVVLRTHKLGEADRIITLLTKHHGQVRAVAKGVRRTSSRFGARLEPFMVADLQLISGRSLDIVTQAVAKGAYGGSIAADYGRYTVAAAMTETAEKLTDVDGEAATAQYNLLVGALAALSRNEHAAGLILDSYLLRALATGGWAPSFTDCARCGMPGPHKAFATALGGMVCPDCRPPGSPAPAAETVMLLAALLTGDWPTADASLPLHRKEAAGLVAAYLQWHLERVLKSLKHVERS, from the coding sequence GTGGCTCAACAATCCTTCGCCTCCCGGGCATACCGCGATGACGCTGTGGTTCTCCGTACGCACAAGCTGGGCGAAGCCGACAGGATCATCACGCTCCTCACGAAGCACCACGGGCAGGTCCGCGCAGTCGCCAAAGGCGTCCGCCGCACCAGCAGCCGTTTTGGAGCGCGGCTCGAGCCGTTCATGGTGGCTGACCTCCAGCTGATCTCAGGCCGTAGCCTGGACATCGTGACCCAGGCTGTGGCAAAAGGCGCCTACGGCGGCAGCATCGCCGCCGATTACGGCCGCTACACCGTCGCCGCCGCCATGACCGAAACAGCCGAGAAGCTCACCGACGTGGACGGTGAGGCGGCCACAGCCCAGTACAACCTGCTGGTGGGTGCACTGGCAGCCCTCAGCCGGAACGAGCACGCCGCCGGCCTGATCCTCGACTCCTATCTCCTGCGGGCACTGGCCACCGGAGGCTGGGCCCCCAGCTTCACCGACTGCGCCCGGTGCGGAATGCCCGGTCCGCATAAGGCCTTCGCTACTGCGCTGGGCGGCATGGTGTGCCCGGACTGCAGGCCGCCGGGCTCGCCCGCGCCGGCCGCCGAAACTGTCATGCTGCTGGCGGCCCTGCTCACGGGAGACTGGCCAACGGCCGACGCTTCCTTGCCGCTGCACCGCAAGGAAGCCGCCGGCCTCGTGGCCGCATACCTGCAATGGCATCTCGAACGGGTGCTGAAATCACTCAAACATGTGGAGCGTAGCTGA